In Hyla sarda isolate aHylSar1 chromosome 12, aHylSar1.hap1, whole genome shotgun sequence, a genomic segment contains:
- the LOC130296682 gene encoding keratin, type I cytoskeletal 19-like isoform X1, protein MSIKHLSSAGSLRGLGGGSSGVSRMSSVRSSTSYRSPSMHGGLIGRNSGGSLGLGCSVGSVGGYSSGFGYGGGSAGYGYGGGHTSVVSAREDILSTNEKETMQVLNDRLASYLNKVRSLEMENAQLEKNIREWYDKQVPYMSPDFQPYFKTIEDLQNQILQASIDNANILLQIDNARLAADDFKTKYENEAALRTSVEADINGLRRVLDDLMLAKKDLEGQLQTLTEELASLKKNHEEEVNILRSQLGARVNVEVDAPPAVDLNKVLTEIRDQYENIMANNLKEAERWFLEKSEELNQQMTSSAQQLQTWNHEIIELRHTAQTLEIDLQAQNNLREALENALAETEARYSCQLAQLQDMISNVEAQLADLRSDLERQNFEYRCLMDVKTHLEKEIATYKQLLDGEDMTRGSFTRTVTMMSSGSGGSMNMGGMGGMGGSGGMNANIKTQGP, encoded by the exons ATGAGTATCAAGCATCTTTCTTCAGCTGGATCTTTGAGGGGATTAGGAGGTGGAAGTTCTGGTGTTTCCCGTATGTCATCTGTACGATCAAGTACTTCTTACCGATCACCAAGCATGCATGGTGGTCTGATCGGTAGAAATTCAGGTGGAAGTTTAGGTCTAGGTTGTAGTGTTGGCAGTGTTGGAGGCTATAGCTCTGGTTTTGGATATGGAGGAGGTAGTGCCGGGTATGGCTATGGTGGTGGCCATACTAGTGTTGTTTCCGCAAGGGAAGACATCCTGAGCACCAATGAGAAAGAAACGATGCAGGTACTGAATGATCGTTTGGCATCCTACCTAAACAAAGTGCGCTCTTTGGAAATGGAAAATGCCCAACTTGAGAAAAACATCCGAGAGTGGTATGACAAACAGGTTCCATACATGTCCCCTGATTTCCAACCATACTTCAAGACTATTGAGGACCTTCAAAACCAG ATCCTTCAAGCAAGCATTGACAATGCTAACATCCTGCTTCAGATTGATAATGCCCGGCTGGCTGCAGATGACTTCAAGACCAA GTATGAAAATGAAGCAGCTCTCCGCACAAGTGTAGAGGCTGACATCAATGGACTGCGTCGTGTGCTGGATGATCTCATGCTTGCTAAGAAAGATCTAGAAGGACAACTCCAAACCCTGACTGAAGAGCTGGCCTCCTTGAAGAAAAACCATGAAGAG GAGGTGAACATCTTGCGCTCTCAGCTGGGAGCAAGAGTTAACGTAGAAGTGGATGCTCCTCCTGCTGTGGACCTGAACAAAGTGCTAACAGAAATAAGGGATCAATATGAGAACATAATGGCCAACAACCTAAAAGAAGCCGAGAGGTGGTTCTTAGAAAAG AGTGAAGAGCTGAACCAACAAATGACAAGCAGCGCCCAACAACTTCAGACATGGAACCATGAAATCATCGAACTCCGCCACACAGCCCAAACTTTGGAAATAGACCTTCAAGCCCAGAACAACCTG AGAGAAGCCCTGGAGAACGCATTGGCTGAGACCGAAGCTAGATACAGTTGCCAACTTGCCCAACTTCAAGATATGATATCTAATGTTGAGGCCCAACTAGCAGACCTTAGATCTGATCTGGAAAGACAGAACTTTGAATACAGATGTCTCATGGATGTAAAGACACATCTGGAGAAGGAGATCGCAACCTACAAACAACTGCTTGATGGAGAAGACATGAC GAGAGGCTCATTTACCAGAACCGTCACAATGATGTCCAGTGGATCAGGTGGCTCCATGAATATGGGAGGCATGGGGGGCATGGGAGGCTCTGGAGGAATGAATGCCAACATAAAAACCCAAGGACCATGA
- the LOC130296682 gene encoding keratin, type I cuticular Ha6-like isoform X2, whose product MFVSVVSTVYLQNWAPGFNSDLFIMPVQWCLKIFNPPQFLHFCMHWTYNYILEENQIKQILQASIDNANILLQIDNARLAADDFKTKYENEAALRTSVEADINGLRRVLDDLMLAKKDLEGQLQTLTEELASLKKNHEEEVNILRSQLGARVNVEVDAPPAVDLNKVLTEIRDQYENIMANNLKEAERWFLEKSEELNQQMTSSAQQLQTWNHEIIELRHTAQTLEIDLQAQNNLREALENALAETEARYSCQLAQLQDMISNVEAQLADLRSDLERQNFEYRCLMDVKTHLEKEIATYKQLLDGEDMTRGSFTRTVTMMSSGSGGSMNMGGMGGMGGSGGMNANIKTQGP is encoded by the exons atgtttgtctcagtggttagcactgtttatTTGCAGAACTGGGCTCCTGGGTTTAATTCTGATCTATTTATTATGCCTGTACAgtggtgtttgaaaatttttaacCCTCCACAATTTCTACATTTTTGCATGCATTGGACTTACAACTACATCCTAGAAGAGAACCAAATCAAACAa ATCCTTCAAGCAAGCATTGACAATGCTAACATCCTGCTTCAGATTGATAATGCCCGGCTGGCTGCAGATGACTTCAAGACCAA GTATGAAAATGAAGCAGCTCTCCGCACAAGTGTAGAGGCTGACATCAATGGACTGCGTCGTGTGCTGGATGATCTCATGCTTGCTAAGAAAGATCTAGAAGGACAACTCCAAACCCTGACTGAAGAGCTGGCCTCCTTGAAGAAAAACCATGAAGAG GAGGTGAACATCTTGCGCTCTCAGCTGGGAGCAAGAGTTAACGTAGAAGTGGATGCTCCTCCTGCTGTGGACCTGAACAAAGTGCTAACAGAAATAAGGGATCAATATGAGAACATAATGGCCAACAACCTAAAAGAAGCCGAGAGGTGGTTCTTAGAAAAG AGTGAAGAGCTGAACCAACAAATGACAAGCAGCGCCCAACAACTTCAGACATGGAACCATGAAATCATCGAACTCCGCCACACAGCCCAAACTTTGGAAATAGACCTTCAAGCCCAGAACAACCTG AGAGAAGCCCTGGAGAACGCATTGGCTGAGACCGAAGCTAGATACAGTTGCCAACTTGCCCAACTTCAAGATATGATATCTAATGTTGAGGCCCAACTAGCAGACCTTAGATCTGATCTGGAAAGACAGAACTTTGAATACAGATGTCTCATGGATGTAAAGACACATCTGGAGAAGGAGATCGCAACCTACAAACAACTGCTTGATGGAGAAGACATGAC GAGAGGCTCATTTACCAGAACCGTCACAATGATGTCCAGTGGATCAGGTGGCTCCATGAATATGGGAGGCATGGGGGGCATGGGAGGCTCTGGAGGAATGAATGCCAACATAAAAACCCAAGGACCATGA